The DNA region agttaatgtatcatgtaccCAGGGCTTACTATTAACAAGAGCGAATAAATTACTTACCCCATTTCGTCTAAGCCCAATGACAGGGACATGATCGTACATATGTATGTTCATGAACAGTTATGACACTAAGAACTGCAACTTCACCTTATTTACATAGAAACAAAATACTTACATGAGTTTCACAGTTGCTCTGCATCATTTTCTCCTCATGCACAACACAAATTGCCAAACCAAACAACGACAGCAACCGACACAGGTTTCAGGTTTACGGTTTAACCGGCTTGTTAGATCAACAGAGACCAAAGATCAAAACATGATTCAAAACAAGATTCTGAGTatgtagtgaagataatcttgtcgcacTTCAAAACtgccccaaaaatacgatttaaccttgtccctactgtacacgtatatatacgtgtggacgtttacTGACCCGGGAGatgacgggcgtatatatacgtgtgagattttcccggccaggcgatcgaaagccgtatacatacgttttctagctccccccttttaggatggtcgtgggtttacgacgtctttgtctcgggacccaacgcttcggggttatGGATTAACCCTCGggatccgggagcaggtacccggaccctttgTCTTTTAGAACtcctctcagcggtacgggacagcggtcatacaattgtttatagagtcaattttcgaaataaatatttgttcatttctcaagaaatatacactaagaattgaattatttgtctttttagcagcgtttacaatttttaaacgaaattctatgaaaaatattaacttaggccgtgttccaatccatggggtgcactctacgctcttgcgctcttacgctcttaacggctctttcgctctttccCACTCTTTCCTGCTCTGattgcaagtagtgccaccactgtcaagtggcagatttGCAAACTAAAACAAGTTGAAAAGCGAATTTTCAAGGCGGGAGAACTGTAGTTGCATCGCTAGAGCATCCAGAGCACCGGGAGCACAGGAAGAAACGGACCCGAGAGATTTTGTTCTTGTTCTACAATATTTAACTGCGCTAAATGGATTGTCGGAGATGATGTTGAATATTATAATGCAAAGGCGGCAGAGGATGGCTGCTATTATTGCCAGGATTATCCGGAGGCAGAGACGGAAAATCGTAAGTAACAAACAGTAACCCTTGTTTTCTCCAAAATGTTATTCGGCAATGCTTCAAATTTACTCTCCCGTCATGTCATTCGCGTAGTAGTGTCTCTGAGAAAAAGATgtggtggatatttttttccagctgCCACGTATTTGCATGATGTACTTAGTTTTCTCTTCGGCGTGTCATTCTCGAAATTCAGTGGATTTCTTCAAACAAATTGTGTTACCCCTTTTAGCCTCAGGTGAAGTATTGTGTCACGCACTTGGAGCAGAGGGGAGTGTTGTGGGAGATACTGCGTGGTGACGTGACTCAATCAAGGAGGCACCTGAGGGTCACTCCTAACACTCTAAATCTTCTTATAACCAAGATATCAAGGAAGAGGCATGGCTGGAATCCGCAGATCGAGGTAAGTTCCTAAAATGTTGTagtatttgctaatttttttgatttattgtCCCACATAGCAGAGATATGTCTATGAGATGTCTCGAATGTCACATGTTATGTCTAGGAGACATTCTTTATACGTCATGAGACGTTGGAGATGTAGCCAAGACatcttaggattttttttaaaagtctTATTCATGTcctgatttaaataattttgcctttcaaaATTGTATATCAAAACATTAGAATATGTATTACAAGATATATGGAAAGTATATTACAGGGCTTCTGGCATTGCgccttatattttaattgaatcatGATGACTTGTTGTCCAAACGAATGCTGCCAAAATCAAAATAATCAAATGtcatttaggtttactcatacaaattcattctcattctcttcagagatgGCTGAaacactcactttgtccatttaAATACTGTTTTCATTACAACTTCcacttaaaataaatatgccaCAGTCCGAAAAATATAAATGTCTCCCATAATacatgatgaaaagtttaaaattccacagtctgtgagacatacgtgatattcgagaccatagtgagtcgtctctgagaggttcgttgctatgtggggtGGTGCAGTTTCATATTTGATTGTACGTTTCAATGGCAACATAGTATTCTCCTTATATACTTACAATGTGAAAGCAATTCAGTGATAAAAAAGCTCCAACAGTGAGAATAGTAGGTTTTAATTTTGAGTTTGAAACATTTCCATTCTACAGGCAATTCTCTTCCTTTTCTTGCTGGCTTGCGGTACCTCCTATGGTGTTGTAGCAGCAACCTTCAACATTCCCAGGACTTCGGTATTCACTGCAGTGAAGAGAATGCTGCAGGTGATGGGGAAGCTGATGCCAGAGGTCATTGCACTGCCAGCCGAAGAGGAGTTAGAAAGAATTGGTGAAGAGTTTTCTGCGAAGGCAGGGAGTCGGGCCTTCAGGAGGTGCGTGGGAGCAATTGACGGCACCCACGTCAGAGTTTTTTGCCCTCGTGGGAAAGGCGAGGACTACATAAATAGGAAGCTGTCTTACAGCCTGCGAATGCAGGCTGTATGTATTGCCAGTGGAAAAATAATCCATGCGTACACAGGTAATGTATGACATGTAATTTTATATGCCTCAGATGACTAATTATGttaatatgattacatttatCGACATTTTCACGTAAATTTTAATAGGATTTCCAGGATCTGTTCATGATTCAAGAGTGCTACGACACAGCTCAATCTACGCGGAGAGCAGATACCCTCCTGAGGGTTATTTCCTGGTGGGGGACGGTGGATACCCCTGCCGAGCTTCTCCAATAGCACTTATAACACCATACCGCGCGCCATCGAATGATTCCCAAACACTCTTCAACCACAAACTCTCCAAAGCGAGGATAGTGGTGGAGAGGGTGTTTGGGATGCTGAAGACTCGGTGGCGCAGCGTTTTCACAAAGGTGATAGAGGTGAAAATAGCTAAGGCTGTGAAGGTCATCATTGCTTGCGCAGTTATGCACAATGTGTGTTTAACTGCAGGAGATGTCCTTAATGTTGCAGTGAGTACTTCTAGAACTCTACATACAGCACTTATGTTCCGTGTAGCGTAAATGATTACACAATATGAGATGTaacactacaaaatattttttatctctttccaGGATAATGTCCCGCCGATGGAACGTCAACAGAACCCAGGAGTAGAAGTTGAAGAACCTGGAGAGAACATAAGAGGGGCACTACTAGAATTGATGGAAATAGAGCAAATGTGACTCTCTAAGTTATTTTAAGTAATGCAGCAATTCAACGAGTCTCATGTACTTTCTTTTTGAatggtatttcatttattaaaaattgtatcaaGTGTAATCGATGACAGAGGTGTCTTTGCATGGATAGCTAGTTTTTGCAGCAACTTGTGCTGATTGTCCTCTAGCATATACTATGGTTCTCAAGGAAATGACTGGAAAGGTGGCTTCAGATTTATTATCATGTTATTAGTCTCTTGACTTGTTACTTGCATACAAACTTCTATTGACCTGCAGGATCCAAATTATGCCTATTTGAgctgtttttttaattctattttgctCCTGATGCAGACACATGCTAATGATGAGGACTTGAAAGTCTTCTTAGCCACACTTGAAGATATCTGCTCTTATCATGTCTGTACTTTGTAGTCAATGTGAATTGTTGGACAATTTTGGTTCATCTGAGTGTGTGTAATGTCATAGTCGAAATGGTGTTCAAGGTGTTGTCATCCTGAATCCTATTAGCTGTCAAATTGAGTTCAGCTCCTTAATTCTCCAATAGTTTAGTTCTTTGCTTTTGTGCAGATATTATAATTTGCCCTTTTAAACAATAGGCATAGTTTTGATAGCTGCCCATAGTGGTTGAGTGGCATAAATCATTTGACTTTTCGGATGCCACTTCACTTTGGCTATTTTTCAATGGctcatttcatattattttggtAATTGCTGGCTTGAGGTGAACCAAATTTTTATTACATCTTTATATAGTCATTGAATTGCTGGATTTGAAGGTCTGGGGTGCATCCTTGTAAGCCTTTCTAAGAGTGTCCTTGCATTTGTAAAATAgtactaattttcattttgatggctTGTTATCTTGTTCTCTGtaaatgtaattaatatattCTGCCTTTCAGGGAATTATCTCTTTTGTTGAAGGGATGATGATTCATCATGTTAAAGGGAGTGGTTCTTCACCAGTGAAGGTGCTGAGAGTAAATAGCTATTTCCCATAAGCGCTAAAATTTATTagctatattttttgtaaattttgtaaataattatatagTTTCGTTGGATATCATCATAATTGATAATTCCTTAGCTCAGAATCCCTGTgacttttttttcatggaaagtattattttttagttttggaCTTttgcttatattaaaatttttgggcAGATAAGCTCCTAGGCCTGGTCATtgacattgaaatgaatttaatgctTTCGTAAATAATTGCTGTATTATTTTAGTCGCCAATTTAATGTAAGTATTTGCTTAATAAacatgttgcattataaacattctttggCCTTCTTTCTACAATTTATTAGTGCTTTATGCCCATTTTCACCTAATTGGGGCGAATTCCTCATATGTCCCAATTGACCTAAGTCTACTGTATTGCCAACTGTTGGTATAAAGACCCTTAACTTGCAAATCTTGCTACACAACCAGTAACGTGCCGTCAGGGAGTCCGCAATAACTGaagaatgcagaaaatattaCTACGCCATCTTCGTTTTTCTATAAATGCTTAACCATTTTACAACTTATATTTCATTGtaacactcccaatacgaaccaactggGCCTAACAAATTGTGATTAGAAGCAGCAGCAAAGAACAATGCCAAAAAATTGAGTTAGATTAATTATatctatgtatcaatatttcgccagattaaaaaaaaggccttaaaagTAAAGGTTAAGTAGTAAGCAGCCGTGACATATATCCCGTGTATTCCTTTTCGTGATGAATCCTTTAACggatcaataaattttattagtgGGTTGTCCTTGTtatgaaaaaatttgaagttatctagaattatacaattttgaaatcttattgtaaaaaatattcataattttcttgcaTTCTTTTATGAAGACCCTGCTCCCCAAACCTTATTCCCAATTAAGCCAGTGATTCAGACATAGCTGCCCAATATACCTACCTTTCAGACATGAGCATACTCATCCCGCTTAATGTACAATGAAGACTAGTTCATGTACCACCAATCGTCATGTTACTTACTGCGGAATACTCTTCAATTTAACCATCACCATAGTTCTGCTTAAGGGACTGCTGATGGAGGTGATAGGTTGGATGCAAAATTAcaacaaatgaaatataaatctcATTGTCATTCTTTATTCAAAAGTTCACTATGTTTAATTGAAATATCTTTGTGAGCCATCATCAGCTCCTTCATCTGCGACAACCACCTCTCATTGCTCTTCTTGAAATACTCGATCAGCTCCTCAGTCCCCTCCTCCCTGCTCCTCTTCCTCGGATGTGGGGTCCCCCCAAACCGCAGACCGCCATTGCTGGAGGAGGGAGTCTGAGTGAGGGAGGAGCTGCTAGATGGCTGCTGCCTTCTGGATGGCTGCTGCAGGTGAGCATCATGGCCTGCTCCTGGTGAGCATCATGGCCTGAGTCCAAGATAAGCACCGGGGCCACATTGTAGCGGCTGCCCAAGACTTCGTCCATAGGGACGTAAAATTTCCAGGACAGAGGGCCCTTGTCCCCGCCCTCCATCCCTAACCCACTGCGTGGGTACTTGCATTTCTGTAATGGAGGGAGTACAGTTGTGAGCACCAAGAAAATTCCACAAgggaatgacaaaaaaaatgttaCCAACAGTTGACTGTATTGAGACACTTCTCATTATCTTCGCGTTTTGGAAAGGCTCTTAAATAAATACGATCACAAtagaatgaatgattttgatCGTATTGAGTTAAGTAATGCAACATTTTgaatgggataatggataattaTAAAAGGAAAACTGAAATTGATGCTTCAACATATGGGAATACCTTACCAAAAAAAAGAACAAAGTAACCTTGTAGCAAAGGATAATGATCAAGTTCATGCTGCTGTGAGAGGACAACTTATTGACAATACTTGATAGAATTGAGCTATCCCCCGATGCAGTCATTATGAAAGGAAGCTATATTTCCCTTTATATGTTGACATTTCCCGATATGATTTAGTCAGTGAGAACACTCAGAATCTAATAGACAAACaaggaagtggttttaaaataACACCTGGTGACAACAGAATGCAATGTTTGTCCAGCTAACAGGACTCACAGGAGCTAAATGGACTCACCTTATACTTTTCAAATAAGTTCTCCCACCTTTTCTTTAGGGAGGTATACGGCCCCGTAAATCCCAGTTCCGCTGCGACTTTCCTATAAAATGAAGGTTACAATTAGTAATAAAGCTCATGATGATGCATGGGGTTATCGGTCCTTTAAGCTTGTAAAGCAATTGGACATGCACATTTCAAGGGCAACTAACGGCCTCATTCTGCCCAACTTTAATGCAGTACAGAAATGTGCACAGCAAACTTACCCGTATGCGGCGGGGAGTGTTCCCTTTCTCCCTGTAAAGAGGGCCGCATACCTCTTCCTTAGCTGTAtgaactcaaatattttttcatctgtccctgaaaaatgaaataaaaatatcaacaccACAAAATATTACATGACGGAACAACAGATCGATAGCCATATCGCACACTGGGGATTCTTTATTTATAGGTGATGACAATTATAATCTTTCTCGTTAACCCTCTTATCATTGGCATTGCGTCAACGTGGTGTTAGCATATACCAACCCCCTTCCTCATCggaaggccgttttatacggggtaCATAATTGCTTGGGTTatgactgcattaatttctcatttcgGCGTGCAACTGCGCGAATGGACTAACAAATTAGAAAAGGACTACATTGCCACCTCACGAGCACGTACTCTCACAAACTTTCTACAAGCTCACTACCTTACAGCAGAAAAATTTAAGCTACGCCATCGTACACAAATCAGattgcaattacgtgccccgtgtaaaacagcgtAAACAGGCTGGGGGTTCACAAGTCATATTCCATTATCGACAACTGTGAAGCGAAGGTCACGTTTTCCTGACTTCCCAACTCCACTTCTTAATGCAAACTTAATATAATTCCGATTTAATGAACTTAAAATATAAATCCGCATCACATCCAAACCAAAATCCTTGGCGAAATAGCGTGGTCAAAGGCAATGTAAGACTGTTACGAGTAAGCACAACCACCACGTTTTTACACTATCCTTTTTCCATTGgataaaaaatacaggaaaagcTAGGTCAACAGACTTCGGTTGACGAAATTAGTTAACATTTAGTGTCAATGGTACCCCTTTCCCACTCgcaaaaaaatatacactaaCCACGTTGTTCATCACCGACTTTTAGAGTTCAATagtcaaaatttgaaaagttatacCTTTATTATCATTGAAACTATTTAAATGGTACAAACTACGATACTTCACGGGAATGTTCCGAAAAGAATTACCAGTGAACATGTACACGCGCCGTTCTCTCTACCTCCATACTGGATTCAATccattaaaatatacataatgtaacaCATATATTCACAAAAATAACACGCACAAATATTTGAGCTCACAATATATCAAAATTACTCGTATTTAAGAGAATATACTTACAAATGAATTCTTTCTCGGTTTCCATCTTTTCtccacgacgcacagtgggctgaaataaaaaaaaagctggacaaaatctcgaaaatggcttttttgagtatgcaagttgaaactttgcacagttgttgccaacacattagtgcattttcgGCGCATaatgtttttcataggctaattttttatataaaatacatt from Ischnura elegans chromosome 13 unlocalized genomic scaffold, ioIscEleg1.1 SUPER_13_unloc_4, whole genome shotgun sequence includes:
- the LOC124173205 gene encoding putative nuclease HARBI1, whose translation is MLQVMGKLMPEVIALPAEEELERIGEEFSAKAGSRAFRRCVGAIDGTHVRVFCPRGKGEDYINRKLSYSLRMQAVCIASGKIIHAYTGFPGSVHDSRVLRHSSIYAESRYPPEGYFLVGDGGYPCRASPIALITPYRAPSNDSQTLFNHKLSKARIVVERVFGMLKTRWRSVFTKVIEVKIAKAVKVIIACAVMHNVCLTAGDVLNVADNVPPMERQQNPGVEVEEPGENIRGALLELMEIEQM
- the LOC124173206 gene encoding uncharacterized protein LOC124173206 isoform X1, giving the protein METEKEFIWTDEKIFEFIQLRKRYAALFTGRKGTLPAAYGKVAAELGFTGPYTSLKKRWENLFEKYKKCKYPRSGLGMEGGDKGPLSWKFYVPMDEVLGSRYNVAPVLILDSGHDAHQEQAMMLTCSSHPEGSSHLAAPPSLRLPPPAMAVCGLGGPHIRGRGAGRRGLRS